The proteins below are encoded in one region of Desulfohalovibrio reitneri:
- a CDS encoding ABC transporter substrate-binding protein, translating to MQLKKLILTAFVLGLLLPAASFGAEPVEFGMITSLTGTNANLGQDMQRGMELAVKRINAGYEVPMNDGSTVKIGPGLLGRDVNEVVEDTESRPQAAMDAVRKLLNVDKVDLVLGEFSSGITVPTGQFTNSQGVIQIGVGATSPKLRDVGPYFFSSIGLDDVAGAAVAKFALEDSGAERFGSIVPNNPFGVGVEVNTCPEVEKAGGECVSTVRYKLKQSDYRSELASLFGTEPEAVFYTAYGTEARLIFRQAYERGHTPPKGWYAPYMTMWTNEVAEMPEIAEGVKGLVVGVSGSFYQDEYAQPFKGEFGKAPATAFGAYAYDAAMMAALAIQKTGTTDSDAVAAALKEVSTKYKGVTGDKTFDEDGMQVSESYQRKIYKGGKLVDYAK from the coding sequence ATGCAGTTGAAAAAGCTTATCCTTACGGCCTTCGTTCTGGGCCTTCTGCTCCCGGCCGCGTCCTTCGGCGCGGAACCGGTCGAGTTCGGAATGATCACGTCCCTCACCGGCACCAACGCCAACCTCGGCCAGGACATGCAGCGCGGCATGGAGCTTGCCGTGAAACGCATCAACGCCGGGTATGAAGTGCCCATGAACGACGGCTCCACCGTCAAGATCGGCCCCGGCCTGCTGGGGCGGGATGTCAACGAGGTTGTCGAGGACACCGAGTCTCGTCCCCAGGCGGCCATGGACGCCGTGCGGAAGCTGCTGAACGTGGACAAGGTGGACCTGGTGCTGGGCGAGTTCTCCAGCGGTATCACCGTGCCCACCGGCCAGTTCACCAACAGTCAGGGCGTCATCCAGATCGGCGTGGGCGCCACCTCCCCCAAGCTGCGCGACGTGGGCCCCTACTTCTTCAGCTCCATCGGCCTGGATGACGTTGCCGGCGCGGCCGTTGCCAAGTTCGCCCTGGAGGACTCCGGCGCCGAACGCTTCGGCTCCATCGTCCCCAACAACCCCTTCGGTGTGGGCGTCGAGGTCAACACCTGCCCCGAGGTCGAGAAGGCCGGGGGCGAGTGCGTTTCCACGGTGCGCTACAAGCTCAAGCAGTCCGATTATCGCTCCGAGCTGGCCTCCCTGTTCGGCACCGAGCCCGAGGCCGTCTTCTACACCGCCTACGGCACCGAGGCCCGACTGATCTTCCGCCAGGCCTACGAGCGCGGCCACACCCCGCCCAAGGGCTGGTACGCCCCGTACATGACCATGTGGACCAACGAGGTGGCCGAAATGCCCGAGATCGCCGAAGGCGTGAAGGGACTGGTGGTCGGTGTTTCCGGCAGCTTCTACCAGGATGAGTACGCCCAGCCCTTCAAGGGCGAGTTCGGCAAGGCCCCGGCCACCGCCTTCGGTGCCTATGCCTACGACGCCGCCATGATGGCCGCCCTGGCCATCCAGAAGACCGGCACCACGGATTCCGACGCCGTGGCGGCCGCCCTCAAGGAAGTCTCCACCAAGTACAAGGGCGTCACCGGCGACAAGACCTTTGACGAGGACGGCATGCAGGTCAGCGAAAGCTACCAGCGCAAGATCTACAAGGGCGGCAAGCTGGTGGACTACGCCAAGTAG